The Ochotona princeps isolate mOchPri1 chromosome 1, mOchPri1.hap1, whole genome shotgun sequence genome has a segment encoding these proteins:
- the LOC101533799 gene encoding eukaryotic translation initiation factor 4 gamma 2-like — protein MQKMLPEIDQNKDRMLEILEGKGLSFLFPLLKLEKELLKQMKLDPSPQTIYKWIKDNISPKLHVDEGFVNILMTSFLQYISSEVNPPSDETDSSSAPSKEQLEQEKQLLLSFKPVMQKFLHDHVDLQVSALYALQVHCYNSNFPKGMLLRFFVHFYDMEIIEEEAFLAWKEDITQEFPGKGKALFQVNQWLTWLETAEEEESEEEAD, from the coding sequence ATGCAGAAAATGCTCCCAGAAATTGATCAGAATAAGGACCGCATGTTGGAGATTTTGGAAGGAAAGGGACTAAGTTTCTTGTTCCCCCTCCTCAAATTGGAGAAAGAACTTTTGAAGCAAATGAAGTTGGATCCATCCCCTCAAACCATATACAAATGGATTAAAGATAACATCTCTCCCAAACTTCATGTAGATGAAGGATTTGTGAACATCTTGATGACTAGCTTCTTACAGTATATTTCTAGTGAAGTAAACCCACCCAGCGATGAAACAGAttcttcctctgctccttccaAAGAACAGTTAGAGCAGGAAAAACAACTGCTGCTTTCCTTCAAGCCAGTAATGCAGAAGTTCCTTCATGATCACGTAGATCTCCAGGTCAGCGCCCTGTACGCCCTTCAGGTGCACTGCTACAACAGCAACTTCCCAAAAGGCATGTTACTCCGCTTTTTTGTTCACTTTTATGACATGGAAATCATTGAGGAAGAAGCTTTTTTGGCTTGGAAAGAAGATATAACCCAAGAGTTTCCAGGAAAGGGCAAGGCTTTGTTCCAGGTGAACCAATGGCTAACCTGGCTAGAAACCGCTGAGGAAGAAGAATCGGAGGAAGAAGCTGACTAA